The following is a genomic window from Lycium ferocissimum isolate CSIRO_LF1 unplaced genomic scaffold, AGI_CSIRO_Lferr_CH_V1 ctg5848, whole genome shotgun sequence.
TAGATGGCCGACAACTTTATGAAAGGAGTCTGCCTACTTTCCAAAAGCAAACAGACGGCATCTTCAAGATCAGCCGTCCACTTGTAAACATCCGTGCATATAGAACCAATGCTGCATATACGTCTCTGGTATCCTTCCTTATGAATCCAATCCAAGAAAAAATGCAAGGTAATTCAGGACACTACGCTATCGATCATCAGTATGATTTCGCTTTTGATGCTGCTAACAATCCTTTGATGATGGATTGTACTCTTGAAGATCCaatttattcatctttttataaccCTACCCCAGGTGATGGTCATATTCTGAATATCTATTTGTATACACTAATAGTAATTGTTCTAAATAAATTAGCTAATGTATTATAATGTTATGGGTGCAGGGATGTGGAGCGAAATGAGCGGTGGATTTGGATTAAGTACCCAATTATTTGGGAGAACTGAGAACCAGGAATTGTTGTTATGTGACAACAATCAAGAAAGGATAATGACTAATGATCGTGTTGAGGAAAAAGGGAAGCAAAAAATGTTGTCTCGAGAAGCAATTTCAAAGTACTTTTACATGCCAATAATTCAAGCAGCCAAGGAACTCAATATTGGGGTGACATTTTTGA
Proteins encoded in this region:
- the LOC132045024 gene encoding protein RKD3-like, which produces MQGNSGHYAIDHQYDFAFDAANNPLMMDCTLEDPIYSSFYNPTPGMWSEMSGGFGLSTQLFGRTENQELLLCDNNQERIMTNDRVEEKGKQKMLSREAISKYFYMPIIQAAKELNIGVTFLKIRCRDLGIRRWPHRKLMSLQTLIKNVK